A window of the Jeotgalibacillus aurantiacus genome harbors these coding sequences:
- a CDS encoding RDD family protein has protein sequence MKDLTKKRAKAIMIDFAVSTVATLAIEQLLRRKIKNEAFHALVTPTAVMYALEIAQLKKSGQTLGYKKMGLVLQNEDGTLPTSEQLLKRVAYRDTVGTISYLKDREAFEGADGSVMPHDRFSGLVVRDK, from the coding sequence ATGAAGGATTTAACGAAAAAGCGTGCAAAAGCCATCATGATTGATTTTGCCGTTTCTACAGTTGCCACCCTTGCCATCGAGCAGCTGCTCCGCAGAAAAATCAAAAACGAGGCTTTTCATGCACTTGTGACGCCAACTGCTGTCATGTATGCGCTCGAAATCGCCCAGCTTAAAAAGTCCGGTCAGACACTCGGTTACAAAAAGATGGGTCTCGTGCTTCAAAACGAAGATGGGACATTGCCAACTTCTGAGCAGCTGTTAAAGCGCGTAGCCTATCGGGATACGGTTGGCACCATCTCGTATTTAAAGGACCGCGAAGCATTTGAAGGAGCAGATGGCTCAGTGATGCCTCACGACCGGTTTAGTGGACTGGTAGTGCGGGACAAATAA
- a CDS encoding class I SAM-dependent methyltransferase, producing MEQYFHEAFEGLVRLGPGSETSTKKAISLVPLPKEEPIRILDIGCGTGIHTMLLAEAFPNADITAIDISEEHLEVLNEKLKIFQLEDRVHVKNQSMFELDYPEGTFDLIWSEGTIYIAGFQSGLKDWRSLLKDGGYLFCSEISWLHAMPSESSRAFWEQGYAEMNTIPNKIIQVEANQYAFEASFVLPQSDWLVEYYAPLADRLKQMKEKYPENEEALNVVAMLEQEINLFKQHPDDYSYVFYGMKK from the coding sequence ATGGAACAGTACTTCCATGAAGCGTTTGAAGGATTGGTAAGATTAGGCCCGGGAAGTGAAACGTCTACAAAAAAGGCGATATCCCTTGTCCCGCTGCCAAAAGAAGAGCCAATCCGCATTTTAGATATCGGATGTGGAACAGGCATTCATACGATGCTCCTCGCAGAAGCCTTCCCGAACGCTGATATCACAGCGATTGATATCAGCGAAGAGCATTTAGAAGTACTGAACGAAAAGTTGAAAATCTTTCAGCTTGAGGACCGGGTTCATGTGAAAAATCAATCAATGTTTGAGCTCGATTATCCGGAAGGAACGTTCGATCTGATCTGGTCTGAAGGGACGATCTACATCGCTGGATTTCAGTCAGGGCTGAAGGATTGGCGTTCTCTTTTAAAAGATGGGGGATATTTGTTCTGCAGCGAGATTTCCTGGCTGCATGCCATGCCATCTGAATCAAGCCGTGCCTTCTGGGAGCAGGGTTACGCCGAAATGAACACCATCCCGAATAAAATTATTCAGGTTGAAGCGAATCAATATGCGTTCGAAGCCTCGTTTGTTTTACCTCAATCAGACTGGCTTGTTGAATATTATGCGCCACTCGCTGACCGCTTGAAGCAAATGAAGGAAAAATATCCTGAAAACGAAGAAGCGCTGAACGTTGTGGCGATGCTTGAGCAGGAAATCAACCTGTTCAAACAGCATCCGGATGACTACAGTTACGTTTTTTACGGGATGAAGAAATGA
- a CDS encoding DUF1801 domain-containing protein: protein MAYELKTKEHDGDVFAFIEAVDSLKKREDAYRLLDLFTETSGYPAKMWGPSMIGFGSYHYKYESGHEGDMFLVGFSPRKAKISLYFATGDPDRTALLERFGKHTTGKACVYINKLDDVDEDVLKELISQSITFLQKTYPEGTK from the coding sequence ATGGCTTATGAGCTGAAAACGAAAGAGCATGATGGGGATGTTTTTGCATTTATTGAAGCAGTGGATTCTCTGAAAAAAAGAGAGGACGCCTACCGGCTGCTTGATCTTTTCACTGAAACATCCGGTTATCCGGCAAAAATGTGGGGACCGAGTATGATTGGCTTTGGATCGTATCATTACAAATATGAGTCCGGTCATGAAGGGGACATGTTTTTAGTTGGATTCTCTCCAAGAAAAGCGAAAATCAGCCTTTACTTTGCAACGGGAGATCCTGATCGCACAGCGCTTCTGGAACGCTTCGGGAAGCATACGACGGGGAAAGCATGTGTGTATATCAATAAGCTGGATGATGTGGATGAAGACGTGCTAAAGGAGCTCATTTCGCAATCGATCACCTTTTTACAAAAAACGTATCCGGAGGGAACGAAATGA
- a CDS encoding DUF459 domain-containing protein, with amino-acid sequence MSKFKMLSLVALILAAAGGVYWYTDKTIQPQSGREMVALGDSLTYGVGDQTGQGYADELEERLNETQSSPLTVYNYGIPGQQTDGLLQQLQDEDVKETLRHAEYFTIFIGTNDLIKTNGGDLYPLYEDRIEAGKADYRKNVEEILSIIRAENPDAPILFLGLFNPYPESEEIQQVITEWNGLTQEMLADDGRVKFIATDGLLKEKSTDYFSDALHPNSKGYELITDEIIREYDF; translated from the coding sequence ATGTCGAAATTTAAAATGTTGTCTCTTGTAGCCCTTATTTTAGCGGCGGCAGGAGGCGTTTACTGGTATACTGATAAAACGATTCAACCGCAATCCGGGCGTGAGATGGTCGCGCTGGGGGACTCTTTGACCTATGGTGTAGGTGATCAAACAGGGCAGGGGTATGCAGATGAACTTGAGGAGCGTTTAAATGAAACCCAATCGTCTCCTTTAACCGTATATAACTATGGGATCCCGGGTCAGCAGACAGACGGCCTTCTTCAGCAGCTGCAGGATGAGGATGTGAAGGAAACGCTTCGCCATGCAGAATACTTTACGATTTTTATCGGCACCAATGATTTGATTAAAACGAATGGAGGAGACTTATATCCTCTATATGAAGACCGGATCGAAGCGGGGAAAGCAGATTACAGAAAAAATGTAGAAGAGATTTTATCCATCATCCGTGCGGAAAATCCCGATGCACCCATATTATTTTTGGGGCTGTTTAATCCGTATCCCGAGTCTGAAGAGATTCAGCAGGTGATCACGGAGTGGAACGGGTTGACGCAGGAAATGCTTGCTGATGACGGGCGAGTCAAATTCATCGCAACAGATGGGCTTTTAAAAGAAAAAAGCACCGATTACTTCAGCGATGCACTACACCCTAATAGTAAAGGGTATGAACTAATAACGGATGAAATCATCAGAGAGTATGATTTTTAA